The following are from one region of the Osmerus mordax isolate fOsmMor3 chromosome 1, fOsmMor3.pri, whole genome shotgun sequence genome:
- the capzb gene encoding F-actin-capping protein subunit beta isoform X2 has product MNDQQLDCALDLMRRLPPQQIEKNLSDLIDLVPSLCEDLLSSVDQPLKIARDKVVGKDYLLCDYNRDGDSYRSPWSNKYEPPIDDGAMPSARLRKLEVEANNAFDQYRDLYFEGGVSSVYLWDLDHGFAGVILIKKAGDGSKKIKGCWDSIHVVEVQEKSSGRTAHYKLTSTVMLWLQTTKTGSGTMNLGGSLTRQMEKDETVGESSPHIANIGRLVEDMENKIRSTLNEIYFSKTKDIVNGLRSVQTVADKSKQEALKIDLMEALKRKQQS; this is encoded by the exons ATG aatgACCAGCAGCTGGACTGTGCCCTGGACTTGATGAGGCGTCTGCCTCCCCAGCAGATCGAGAAGAACCTAAGCGACCTCATTGACCTG gttccCAGTCTGTGCGAGGACCTGCTCTCCTCTGTGGACCAGCCCCTGAAGATCGCCCGTGACAAGGTGGTGGGTAAAGACTACCTGCTGTGTGACTACAACCGAGACGGAGACTCCTACAG ATCCCCGTGGAGTAATAAGTATGAACCTCCCATCGATGATGGCGCCATGCCCTCTGCTCGGCTCAGAAAACTGGAGGTGGAGGCCAACAATGCCTTTGACCAGTACAGAGACCT GTACTTCGAGGGTGGCGTGTCCTCTGTGTACCTCTGGGACTTGGATCACGGCTTTGCCGGGGTCATCCTCATCAAGAAGGCCGGAGACGGATCCAAGAAAATCAAGGGATGCTGGGACTCCATCCATGTGGTGGAGGTGCAG gagaagtCCAGTGGACGTACAGCTCACTATAAACTCACCTCCACTGTGATGCTGTGGCTCCAGACAACCAAGACTGGCTCCGGAACCATGAATCTCGGCGGCAGTCTTAcaagacag ATGGAGAAAGACGAGACTGTGGGAGAGTCCTCACCACACATCGCCAACATCGGCCGCCTGGTTGAG GATATGGAGAACAAGATCCGCTCCACTCTCAACGAGATCTACTTTTCGAAGACCAAGGACATTGTGAACGGCCTGAG GAGTGTTCAGACTGTGGCCGACAAGTCGAAGCAGGAGGCTCTCAAGATAGACCTGATGGAGGCGCTCAAGCGTAAACAGCAAAGCTAG
- the capzb gene encoding F-actin-capping protein subunit beta isoform X1 gives MNDQQLDCALDLMRRLPPQQIEKNLSDLIDLVPSLCEDLLSSVDQPLKIARDKVVGKDYLLCDYNRDGDSYRSPWSNKYEPPIDDGAMPSARLRKLEVEANNAFDQYRDLYFEGGVSSVYLWDLDHGFAGVILIKKAGDGSKKIKGCWDSIHVVEVQEKSSGRTAHYKLTSTVMLWLQTTKTGSGTMNLGGSLTRQMEKDETVGESSPHIANIGRLVEDMENKIRSTLNEIYFSKTKDIVNGLRSIDSLPDNQKYRQLQKELSQVLTQRQIFID, from the exons ATG aatgACCAGCAGCTGGACTGTGCCCTGGACTTGATGAGGCGTCTGCCTCCCCAGCAGATCGAGAAGAACCTAAGCGACCTCATTGACCTG gttccCAGTCTGTGCGAGGACCTGCTCTCCTCTGTGGACCAGCCCCTGAAGATCGCCCGTGACAAGGTGGTGGGTAAAGACTACCTGCTGTGTGACTACAACCGAGACGGAGACTCCTACAG ATCCCCGTGGAGTAATAAGTATGAACCTCCCATCGATGATGGCGCCATGCCCTCTGCTCGGCTCAGAAAACTGGAGGTGGAGGCCAACAATGCCTTTGACCAGTACAGAGACCT GTACTTCGAGGGTGGCGTGTCCTCTGTGTACCTCTGGGACTTGGATCACGGCTTTGCCGGGGTCATCCTCATCAAGAAGGCCGGAGACGGATCCAAGAAAATCAAGGGATGCTGGGACTCCATCCATGTGGTGGAGGTGCAG gagaagtCCAGTGGACGTACAGCTCACTATAAACTCACCTCCACTGTGATGCTGTGGCTCCAGACAACCAAGACTGGCTCCGGAACCATGAATCTCGGCGGCAGTCTTAcaagacag ATGGAGAAAGACGAGACTGTGGGAGAGTCCTCACCACACATCGCCAACATCGGCCGCCTGGTTGAG GATATGGAGAACAAGATCCGCTCCACTCTCAACGAGATCTACTTTTCGAAGACCAAGGACATTGTGAACGGCCTGAG ATCTATTGACTCTTTGCCTGATAACCAAAAGTACCGGCAGCTCCAGAAGGAGCTGTCTCAGGTCCTCACCCAGCGCCAGATCTTCATAGACTAG
- the micos10 gene encoding MICOS complex subunit MIC10 codes for MADEHGRKWDRCLADSAVKLATGLGVGIVFSVLFFKRRTWPVAFGSGVGLGMGYSNCQNDFRSPYLLHGQMVKDQ; via the exons ATGGCGGATGAACACGGGCGGAAATGGGATCGTTGTCTGGCTGATAGCGCTGTGAAATTAG CAACCGGCCTTGGCGTGGGTATTGTTTTCTCAGTCCTTTTCTTCAAAC GACGCACGTGGCCAGTGGCGTTTGGCTCAGGTGTGGGACTGGGCATGGGCTACTCCAACTGCCAGAATGACTTTAGGTCTCCATACCTGCTGCATGGCCAGATGGTAAAG GATCAGTAG
- the nbl1 gene encoding neuroblastoma suppressor of tumorigenicity 1: MWQRILICCALLAMYSAAPPAHINRLALFPDKSAWCEAKNITQIVGHTGCQPRSIQNRACLGQCFSYSVPNTFPQSTESLVHCDSCMPAQTQWEVVTLECPGSEDTPRVDKLVERILHCSCQSCTKEGGQEGALMQLYPSEGTLDAPTLPEGHLSAHTHTRSQSDTHLHHTHTHTDPHTLTHTSDGG, encoded by the exons ATGTGGCAAAGAATTCTGATTTGCTGTGCACTGCTTGCGATGTATTCGGCGGCACCACCCGCGCACATCAACCGTTTGGCGCTGTTCCCTGACAAGAGCGCTTGGTGCGAGGCCAAGAACATCACACAGATAGTTGGGCACACGGGATGCCAGCCTCGCTCTATCCAAAACAG GGCATGTCTGGGGCAGTGCTTCAGTTACAGCGTTCCCAACACCTTCCCCCAGTCCACTGAGTCTCTGGTGCACTGTGACTCCTGCATGCCAGCGCAGACACAGTGGGAGGTG GTGACCCTGGAGTGTCCAGGTAGCGAGGACACACCTCGAGTGGACAAGCTGGTGGAACGGATCCTTCACTGCAGTTGCCAGTCCTGCACTAAGGAGGGTGGCCAGGAGGGGGCGCTGATGCAACTGTACCCGTCAGAGGGCACGTTGGATGCCCCCACTCTGCCTGAGGGTCACCTcagtgctcacacacatactcgctcCCAGTCAGACACGCACTtgcatcacactcacacacacacggatcctcacacactaacacacacatctgatggAGGATAG